ACCCTTTGGAGAAAAAAATCCAAGCCCCCTTTTTGCGGCCTTGAATGTCTCTCTGGTTAAAAGCTGGACTTGGGGAAAGAGAAACCAGCACCTGAAATTGCTCACTCGACAGGATTGTGACTTTCAGGAAGCGGTGGTTATCTCCGGCGTGGTTACAGCCGAAGAACTCACCCAAAGTTCGCTGGTTGATCTGGCCTTTGAAATCTATCGTAATAATTATGGCAATTACCCCTACTTGAAAATACACGACTGGCGGATTAAAAAATGAAAGGATGGTCGATCATGGATCTTGCACAATACATAAGAAATATTCCCGACTTCCCGAAACCGGGTATCCAGTTCAAAGATATCACCACTTTATTGAAAGACCCCGCCGCTTTCCATGTCTGTATCGATCAACTGGCCAATTACTTTCGGGATAGCGCACCGGATTTAATCGTCGGTATCGAAGCCCGGGGATTTATCATCGGGGCTCCGATAGCTTACAACCTGGGCTGTGGCTTTATCCCGATCCGTAAAAAAGGGAAACTTCCCTTTACAGTCTATTCCCGGTCTTTTGAGCTCGAATATGGACTGGAAACCCTGGAAATCCATTCTGACGCCTTGGAAGACGGCCAGAAAATCCTCATTGTCGATGATGTCCTGGCTACCGGAGGCACAACGACGGCTGTTTGTGAGATGATTGAAAAGCTGGGGGGAGTCATCGTCGGCATCGGATTTGTTCTCGAACTCGATTTTCTCAAAGGACGTGACAAGTTCGCTTCATACAACGTTCATTCATTAATCAGCGTGTAATTGACATCGCTCTCCTTTAGATAGCTCTTTCGGTAGGAGAGGCCAGATCT
This region of Atribacteraceae bacterium genomic DNA includes:
- a CDS encoding adenine phosphoribosyltransferase, translating into MDLAQYIRNIPDFPKPGIQFKDITTLLKDPAAFHVCIDQLANYFRDSAPDLIVGIEARGFIIGAPIAYNLGCGFIPIRKKGKLPFTVYSRSFELEYGLETLEIHSDALEDGQKILIVDDVLATGGTTTAVCEMIEKLGGVIVGIGFVLELDFLKGRDKFASYNVHSLISV